In Pongo abelii isolate AG06213 chromosome X, NHGRI_mPonAbe1-v2.0_pri, whole genome shotgun sequence, one DNA window encodes the following:
- the MID1IP1 gene encoding mid1-interacting protein 1, which produces MMQICDTYNQKHSLFNAMNRFIGAVNNMDQTVMVPSLLRDVPLADPGLDNDVGVEVGGSGGCLEERTPPVPDSGSANGSFFAPSRDMYSHYVLLKSIRNDIEWGVLHQPPPPAGSEESSAWKSKDILVDLGHLEGADAGEEDLEQQFHYHLRGLHTVLSKLTRKANILTNRYKQEIGFGNWGH; this is translated from the coding sequence ATGATGCAAATCTGCGACACCTACAACCAGAAGCACTCGCTCTTTAACGCCATGAATCGCTTCATCGGCGCCGTGAACAACATGGACCAGACGGTGATGGTGCCCAGCTTGCTGCGCGACGTGCCCCTGGCTGACCCCGGATTAGACAACGATGTTGGCGTGGAGGTAGGCGGCAGTGGCGGCTGCCTGGAGGAGCGCACGCCCCCAGTCCCCGACTCGGGAAGCGCCAATGGCAGCTTTTTCGCGCCCTCTCGGGACATGTACAGCCACTACGTGCTGCTCAAGTCCATCCGCAACGACATCGAGTGGGGGGTCCTGCACCAGCCGCCTCCACCGGCTGGGAGCGAGGAGAGCAGTGCCTGGAAGTCCAAGGACATCCTGGTGGACCTGGGCCACTTGGAGGGTGCGGACGCCGGCGAAGAAGACCTGGAGCAGCAGTTCCACTACCACCTGCGCGGGCTGCACACTGTGCTCTCGAAACTCACGCGCAAAGCCAACATTCTCACTAACAGATACAAGCAGGAGATCGGCTTCGGCAATTGGGGCCACTGA